In Xiphophorus hellerii strain 12219 chromosome 13, Xiphophorus_hellerii-4.1, whole genome shotgun sequence, the following proteins share a genomic window:
- the rapgef5a gene encoding rap guanine nucleotide exchange factor 5 has protein sequence MEDSEPAEDGLLAGLRWNRSARDQAQLKHKIRDLPGLLKHGLHLRKKSQSPDTIPGPSTGSAVHKSCSQSFPCAGRSVRNAFLSHGPYPAKDKIHLARIIRRSYVGVELVQWLCEQCVYVRCRTTAVRVWQVLLELGVLLSVDQRVVFSDSNTYYQFSFEECDSASCEFRSNEGEWPEAVKLLLQLAPYVQFRSGGGANSPSEEDSEGNRDICSEILQMKALERLTSTVQSELAAALARKTRKALSEQDSDTTETSRQESSTPSEESSPLGGMCALRDGNGSGGGGGMGTVCGREELTSRLGLEAVQRLAKDGCRLLQNHNYRLPDRNQAEAVGKICLKERGRDVLVLRRVTSSVTSPSDRPSPTSSGGVSREDDCNKRYVVVSGTPLKILEHLLSDLRLDDQRGVMENRESEMLLDDFLLTYLVFMSTHDLCQALLGHYSSARCRGQEEGKDALFRKRKVLRLVSHWSRLYKDFLKEEEHVRSFMKTLYSYVLEDVYEFPSLEKDLKEFHKLLRRRHTVDNCPPNQKSKQAYQHSVKENSLQLRNSPADQREVICCVYVSPDSYLSVHTHPALEARELLRILGLKLDKAEEDMVLAVVSHTGERRMLQPSDCVYSESLTPQGKLVACHRDLTEILPPLTDCAELSRRPVRLLGINTWDVAAALTHLDWSLFKSIHEQELVYYTLSRAPGSSHTAALSVLLQRCNEVQQWVMSEVLMCVSLNKRVQLLKKFIKIAAHCKAQRNLNSAFAIIMGLNTAAVSRLNQTWEKCPGKFKKLFSELELITDPSLNHKAYREAFKRMKPPKIPFMPLLLKDITFIHEGNKTFHDNLVNFEKLHMIADTVRMIRHCQSDQPGNEVIGVDSAEVRASVHYLHIIDNQQTLFELSHKLEPRA, from the exons TCTTGCTCCCAGAGTTTTCCATGTGCCGGTCGATCTGTGAGGAATGCCTTCCTCTCTCATGGACCGTACCCAGCCAAAGATAAGATCCACCTGGCCAGAATCATACG GCGCAGCTATGTGGGAGTGGAGCTGGTGCAGTGGCTGTGTGAGCAGTGCGTGTACGTGCGCTGTCGGACTACTGCTGTGCGTGTCTGGCaggtgctgctggagctggGAGTCCTGCTGTCTG TGGACCAACGGGTGGTGTTTTCGGACTCTAACACTTACTACCAGTTCAGTTTTGAAGAGTGTGACTCTGCTTCCTGCGAGTTTCGCTCCAATGAGGGGGAGTGGCCAGAAGCTGTGAAACTCCTCCTACAGCTTGCTCCATATGTCCAGTTTCGCTCTGGTGGTGGGGCCAATAGCCC GTCAGAGGAAGACTCTGAAGGTAACAGGGACATCTGCAGTGAGATTCTTCAGATGAAAGCTCTGGAGAGGCTGACTTCCACG gTACAAAGCGAGTTGGCAGCTGCTCTCGCTAGAAAGACTCGCAAAGCTC taTCAGAGCAGGACTCTGACACAACTGAAACAAGCCGCCAGGAATCCAGCACCCCCAGTGAGGAGAGCAGCCCG CTGGGCGGGATGTGTGCTTTGCGGGACGGGAATGGAAGTGGCGGCGGCGGTGGGATGGGGACCGTTTGTGGCCGAGAGGAGCTCACCAGTCGGTTGGGTCTGGAGGCCGTCCAGCGGCTGGCAAAAGATGGCTGCCGGCTGCTGCAGAACCACAACTACCGTCTACCTGACAGGAACCAAGCG GAAGCAGTGGGGAAGATTTGTCTGAAGGAGAGAGGACGGGACGTGTTGGTGTTGCGGAGAGTAACATCATCAGTGACGTCGCCGTCCGACCGGCCCTCACCTACATCGTCGGGGGGCGTGTCCAGAGAGGACGACTGCAATAAGAG GTACGTGGTGGTGTCAGGAACGCCGCTGAAGATCTTGGAGCATCTGCTCAGCGACCTCCGACTGGACGATCAGAGAGGAGTGATGGAGAACAGAGAGAGCG AAATGCTGCTGGACGACTTCCTGCTGACCTACCTTGTGTTCATGTCCACTCACGACCTCTGTCAGGCGCTGCTGGGACA TTATAGCAGCGCACGCTGCAGGGGCCAGGAGGAAGGCAAAGACGCCCTCTTTAGGAAACGCAAAGTACTGCGGCTCGTGTCCCACTGGAGCAGGCTTTACAAGGACTTCCTCAAGGAAGAGGAGCATGTCAGGAGCTTCATGAAG ACGCTGTACAGTTACGTTCTAGAGGATGTGTATGAGTTCCCCTCGCTGGAGAAAGACCTAAAAGAGTTTCATAAGCTTCTGCGTCGCAGACA CACAGTGGACAACTGCCCTCCCAATCAAAAG AGTAAGCAAGCGTACCAGCACAGCGTAAAGGAGAACAGTTTGCAGCTTCGCAATTCACCAGCGGACCAGAGAGAGG tGATATGTTGCGTATACGTGAGTCCTGACTCCTACCTAAGTGTCCACACACACCCTGCTCTGGAGGCTCGGGAGCTTCTGCGGATTCTGGGTCTGAAGCTGGACAAAGCAGAGGAGGACATGGTGCTGGCCGTGGTGTCGCATACTGGAG AGCGGAGGATGTTGCAGCCCAGCGACTGTGTCTATTCAGAGTCTCTGACCCCACAGGGGAAGCTGGTGGCCTGTCACAGGGACCTCACTGAGATCTTG CCTCCGCTAACGGACTGCGCTGAGTTGAGTAGGAGGCCTGTTCGTCTCTTAGGCATCAACACCTGGGATGTGGCTGCAGCGCTCACACACCTGGACTGGAGCCTCTTTAAATCCATCCATGAG CAGGAGCTGGTGTACTACACTCTGAGTCGCGCTCCTGGCTCCAGCCACACGGCGGCGCTCTCGGTCCTCCTCCAGCGCTGTAACGAGGTCCAGCAGTGGGTCATGTCCGAGGTGCTCATGTGTGTGTCGCTTAATAAGAGAGTGCAGCTGCTGAAGAAGTTCATCAAGATCGCAGCTCA CTGTAAAGCCCAAAGAAATCTGAACTCTGCGTTTGCCATTATAATGGGTCTGAACACAGCGGCTGTCAGCAGACTAAACCAGACATGGGAG aaatgtccAGGGAAGTTCAAGAAGTTGTTCTCAGAGTTGGAGCTCATCACG GATCCATCTCTGAACCACAAAGCTTATAGAGAGGCCTTCAAAAGGATGAAACCTCCTAAGATCCCTTTCATGCCTCTTCTCCTAAAAG ATATCACTTTCATCCATGAAGGAAATAAGACCTTTCATGACAACCTGGTTAACTTTGAGAAGCTG CATATGATAGCAGACACGGTGAGGATGATTCGCCACTGCCAAAGTGACCAGCCAG GCAATGAGGTTATCGGAGTGGACAGCGCGGAGGTGAGGGCGAGCGTTCACTACCTGCACATCATCGACAATCAACAGACACTCTTTGAACTGTCACACAAGCTGGAGCCGCGCGCTTAA